The DNA window GTATATGAAAGAGAAAAATTACCTCAGCAAAGAGATTTTTATAAAAATAATATAGTGAAAGCTGATGTTAGGACAGTTGTTATAATTTCAGATGCTTTAAGATATGAAGTTGGGTGTGAGATTAGTCAAAAATTAAGAAAAGAGGCTAATGTTAAAGAAATAAAAATAGAAGCTATGTTGACAGATTTACCAAGTAGAACCTTTTTGGGAATGGCGAATTTATTACCTTGTAAAAAGGAAAGAGATATCGATTTAGTTTCTGCTAAGGTACTCATTGATGGTATTGATAGTCAAGGAACAGAAAATAGAGAAAAAATATTAAAAACTAGTTGTGAAGAATCTTCTGCTATTTCTTTTGATAATTTTTATAAAATGAATAGGGCTAAACAGGAAGAATATATAAAAGGAAAAAAAGTTATATATATTTATCATGATAGCATTGATGCAATAGGAGATAAGGCAAAGACTGAAAACAATACTTTTAATGCCTGCAAAGATGCTGTTGAAAATATTGTAAGTCTTTCTAAATTACTTTCAAGCCTTGGAGTTGTAAATATTTATATAACAAGTGATCACGGTTTTCTATATGAAAAGAAAGAAGTTGAAGAATATAATAAACTTGAATTAAAAAATACAAAATATAAATCTATTGGAAAAAGATATGCTATATATGAAAACGAAGTTGAAGAAAAAGGCTGTGTAACATTAAAATTAGATTCTTTATATGGAGTATTTCCAGAAAAAAATCAGAGAATAAAAGCTAGTGGAAGTGGTTTACAGTTTGTACATGGAGGGGCTAGTCCACAAGAAATGATAATACCATTGGTAAACTATAAGAGTGGGGCTAATTCTAAAAAAATATCTAAGGTTCAAGTTAGAATAAGAGAAAGTGTTGCTAAAATTACATCAAATCTAACTAAATTTTCTATATATCAAATAGAGGCTGTAAGTATAAAAGATAAGTTTATAGAAAGAGATGTTTCAGTAGCCTTATATGATGGAGATGTTAGAGTTAGTGATGAAAAGAAATTAAAATTAAATTCAATAGAAGAAAATACTATACATGATTTTAGATTGACTTTAAGTGGTGAACATAAAAAAGTTACATTAAAAGTAATAGATATTGAATCAGGGGATATATTAGATTCAAAGGAATATGATGTGAGTATTGGAATTGCTTCAGATTTTGATTTTTAGGAGAAGATATGGATATAAATGAAATTGGAAGTAAAGTTTTTGAAGGAAAAATTGTAAGAAAGGATTTAGTTTCAAAAATAAAAGGAGGAGCAAATGTTCCTGTCTATGTTTTAGAATATTTACTTGGAATGTATTGTAATCAAACTGACGAAGAAAACATTGAAGAGGGTATGTCAAAAGTAAAAAAAATACTTGCTGAAAATTATGTTCGTCCTGATGAAGCAGAAAAAGTAAAATCTAAAATAAAAGAAATTGGAGTATACAATGTTATTGATAAAGTAACTGTTATTTTAAATGAAAAAAAAGATAGATATGAGGGACATCTTTCAAATTTAGGTGTTAGCAATATTGAAATTCATAAAAGCTATATAAAGGATTATGAAAAATTACTGAGTGGTGGGATATGGTGTATTCTGACTTTATCATATCAATATGATGAGTATAATGCCACTGATTCTCCATTTAAACTAAATAAATTAAAACCTATTCAAATTGCAAGTTTAGATATGAATGAAGTTTATGAAGCTAGAAAACATTTTACCAAGGATGAGTGGATAGGCTTTATATTAAGATCGTCTGGAATGGAGTTTGAAAATTTTGATAAAGATGCAATATGGCATTTATTAGCTAGAATGATGCCACTTGTTGAAAATAATTATAATCTTTGTGAATTAGGTCCAAGAGGAACAGGGAAATCATATATTTATAAAGAAATTAGTCCTAATTCTATTTTGCTTTCAGGAGGACAGACAACAGTAGCAAATCTTTTTTATAATATGTCAAAAAGACAAGTAGGTCTGGTTGGCTATTGGGATATTGTTGCTTTTGATGAAATTGCAGGAATAAAATTTAAAGATAAAGATGGTATTCAAATAATGAAAGATTTTATGACAAGTGGTTCTTTTGCAAGAGGTAAAGAAGAAAAAAATGCCAATGCTTCTATGGTTTTTATAGGTAATATAAATCAAAGTGTTGATGTTTTAGTAAAAACTGCACATCTTTTAGTTGATTTTCCTCCTGAAATGAATAATGATTCTGCATTTTTTGATAGAATGCATTGTTATATACCAGGTTGGGATATTCCAAAATTATCTCCAAAATCTTTTACCAAAGAATATGGCTTGATTGTTGACTATATGGCAGAAATATTTAGAGAACTTAGAAAAACTTCGTATGGAGATGCATTGGATAGGTATTTTTCACTTGGTAGGGACTTAAATCAAAGAGATACTATTGCAGTTAGAAAAACGGTTTCTGCTTTAATAAAATTGGTTTATCCAGATGGAATATTTATAAAAGAAGAAGTTGAAGAAATTTTAATAAGAGCATTGGAATATAGAAGAAGAATAAAAGAGCAATTAAAGAAAATGGCTGGAATGGAATTTTTTGCAACTAATTTTTCATATATAGATAAGGAAAGTGGAGAAGAAAAATATGTTGGTTTAAAAGAACAAGGTGGAAGTAAACTTATTCCTGAAGGTTCTTTAAAAGCTGGAGCATTATATACCATTGCAATGTCAACTAATTCTGTAAAAAGCTTGTATAAAATAGAGAGTCAAATATCTGCTGGAAAAGGAAAAATAACAGTGTCAGACAATAAATATAGAAAAACTTTTGAAAATGCTTTTAACTATTTAAAAATAAATTCTAAAAGAATAAGTGGAGCAATAAATATCAGTGAAAAAGAATTTTATTTATCTGTTGCCGATGAAAAGAATGTAGGTAATACAGAAGCTATTACTTTGGGTGGTTTTATTGCTATGTGTTCTATCTCTTTAAATAGGCAATTAATGCCTCAAACAGTTATATTAGGTGAAATGGCTTTATCAGGTTCTATCAATGCAGTTTCAGATTTGGCTAGCACACTTCAAATTGCTAGAGAAGCAGGAGCAAAAAAAGCATTAATTCCAATTTTAAATGCTGTTGATATGTCA is part of the Fusobacterium nucleatum genome and encodes:
- the brxL gene encoding protease Lon-related BREX system protein BrxL — translated: MDINEIGSKVFEGKIVRKDLVSKIKGGANVPVYVLEYLLGMYCNQTDEENIEEGMSKVKKILAENYVRPDEAEKVKSKIKEIGVYNVIDKVTVILNEKKDRYEGHLSNLGVSNIEIHKSYIKDYEKLLSGGIWCILTLSYQYDEYNATDSPFKLNKLKPIQIASLDMNEVYEARKHFTKDEWIGFILRSSGMEFENFDKDAIWHLLARMMPLVENNYNLCELGPRGTGKSYIYKEISPNSILLSGGQTTVANLFYNMSKRQVGLVGYWDIVAFDEIAGIKFKDKDGIQIMKDFMTSGSFARGKEEKNANASMVFIGNINQSVDVLVKTAHLLVDFPPEMNNDSAFFDRMHCYIPGWDIPKLSPKSFTKEYGLIVDYMAEIFRELRKTSYGDALDRYFSLGRDLNQRDTIAVRKTVSALIKLVYPDGIFIKEEVEEILIRALEYRRRIKEQLKKMAGMEFFATNFSYIDKESGEEKYVGLKEQGGSKLIPEGSLKAGALYTIAMSTNSVKSLYKIESQISAGKGKITVSDNKYRKTFENAFNYLKINSKRISGAINISEKEFYLSVADEKNVGNTEAITLGGFIAMCSISLNRQLMPQTVILGEMALSGSINAVSDLASTLQIAREAGAKKALIPILNAVDMSTLPPDILMDIQPIFYQDPIDATQKALGLM